In Leptodesmis sichuanensis A121, the following are encoded in one genomic region:
- a CDS encoding helix-turn-helix transcriptional regulator gives MTAPVFAPSSESYSSVGSLFGYQASHRLIDSKTPRLAARRSSSYLSGQKAFASFPACPPTVPPDMGAIWSSLLELLPQGVMVVSRSLKPIYWNSKAKELCQAHMGVDLTTANVPDSVSEACYRLIRDSALNPAALFIRDERSGNVSLRISARWLASVSMPQSLSTVNSLSPAQEASGTPTGFSVDQSFIVVFLENCDEVMEQEMRIQQKKYDLTEREAEIWMLLRKEYTYQDIARILQISLNTVKTHVKNIYAKRRSYQGEEKILVL, from the coding sequence ATGACAGCCCCCGTTTTTGCCCCCTCTTCCGAGTCCTATTCCTCAGTTGGTTCGTTGTTCGGTTATCAAGCCTCCCATCGACTGATCGACAGTAAGACTCCCCGGCTTGCAGCCCGTCGTTCTTCCAGTTATCTGTCTGGACAGAAAGCCTTTGCCAGTTTTCCCGCCTGTCCTCCTACGGTTCCCCCTGATATGGGAGCCATCTGGAGCAGTTTGCTGGAATTGTTACCTCAGGGTGTGATGGTTGTGTCCCGCAGTCTGAAACCGATTTACTGGAATTCCAAGGCGAAGGAGTTATGTCAGGCTCACATGGGTGTAGACCTGACTACTGCTAATGTGCCAGACTCGGTTTCTGAGGCTTGTTATCGCTTAATTCGAGATAGTGCTCTAAACCCGGCTGCTCTTTTTATTAGAGACGAACGGTCTGGGAATGTCTCCCTACGGATCAGTGCTCGTTGGCTGGCATCCGTTTCAATGCCACAATCCCTATCTACCGTCAATTCACTTTCCCCAGCGCAAGAGGCAAGCGGAACCCCAACTGGATTTTCTGTTGACCAATCCTTCATTGTGGTATTCCTGGAAAATTGTGATGAGGTGATGGAACAAGAGATGCGGATCCAGCAGAAAAAATATGACTTGACGGAACGTGAAGCTGAGATTTGGATGCTGTTACGTAAGGAATATACGTATCAGGATATTGCCAGGATTCTGCAAATTAGCCTGAATACCGTGAAGACTCACGTCAAGAATATCTATGCCAAACGCAGAAGCTATCAAGGAGAGGAAAAGATTCTGGTGCTTTGA
- the psbA gene encoding photosystem II q(b) protein, with amino-acid sequence MTTTLQRQERSNVWQNFCEWVTSTNNRLYVGWFGVLMIPTLLTATICYIIAFIAAPPVDIDGIREPVAGSLLYGNNIISGAVVPSSNAIGLHFYPIWEAASLDEWLYNGGPYQLIVLHFLIGVFCYMGREWELSYRLGMRPWICVAYSAPVAAATAVFLIYPIGQGSFSDGMPLGISGTFNFMFVFQAEHNILMHPFHMLGVAGVFGGSLFSAMHGSLVTSSLVRETTETESQNYGYKFGQEEETYNIVAAHGYFGRLIFQYASFNNSRSLHFFLGAWPVIGIWFTALGISTMAFNLNGFNFNQSIIDSQGRVVSTWADVLNRANLGMEVMHERNAHNFPLDLAAGEATPVALTAPQING; translated from the coding sequence ATGACCACGACCTTACAACGCCAAGAGCGTTCAAACGTGTGGCAGAACTTCTGCGAGTGGGTCACCAGCACCAACAACCGCCTCTACGTAGGCTGGTTCGGCGTCCTGATGATCCCCACCCTGCTGACAGCCACCATCTGCTACATCATCGCCTTCATCGCGGCTCCCCCCGTTGACATCGACGGCATCCGGGAACCCGTAGCAGGCTCACTCCTGTATGGCAACAACATCATCTCCGGTGCGGTTGTGCCTTCCTCCAACGCCATTGGTTTGCACTTCTACCCCATCTGGGAAGCGGCATCCCTGGATGAGTGGCTGTACAACGGTGGCCCCTACCAGTTGATCGTGCTGCACTTCCTGATCGGCGTATTCTGCTACATGGGCCGGGAATGGGAATTGTCCTATCGACTCGGGATGCGCCCCTGGATCTGCGTGGCCTACTCTGCCCCTGTGGCAGCGGCGACAGCGGTGTTCTTGATCTACCCGATTGGACAAGGCTCCTTCTCCGATGGGATGCCCCTGGGGATCTCTGGTACCTTCAACTTCATGTTCGTGTTCCAGGCAGAGCACAACATCCTGATGCATCCCTTCCACATGCTGGGGGTTGCTGGGGTGTTTGGCGGCAGCTTGTTCAGTGCGATGCACGGTTCTCTGGTGACCTCCAGTCTGGTGCGTGAGACCACCGAAACCGAGTCTCAGAACTACGGCTACAAGTTCGGTCAAGAAGAAGAGACCTACAACATCGTGGCGGCTCACGGCTACTTTGGTCGGTTGATCTTCCAATATGCCAGCTTCAACAACTCCCGCAGCTTGCACTTCTTCCTGGGTGCATGGCCTGTGATTGGGATCTGGTTCACGGCATTGGGCATCAGCACGATGGCGTTCAACCTGAACGGGTTCAACTTCAACCAGAGCATCATCGACTCTCAGGGTCGTGTGGTGTCCACCTGGGCGGATGTGCTGAACCGGGCGAACCTGGGGATGGAAGTGATGCACGAGCGCAACGCTCACAACTTCCCGCTCGATTTGGCGGCAGGTGAAGCGACTCCCGTAGCGCTGACCGCTCCTCAAATCAACGGTTAG